One Argentina anserina chromosome 6, drPotAnse1.1, whole genome shotgun sequence genomic window, aagaaaacaagacaGAGAAAAGAGAGCGGTAAAATTGGATggcgcttcttcttcttcttcttcgaccTCCCCCTCCTTATCTTCGTTTCATGGCCTTACGCTTCATCTCACACTCTTCCTCTGGCCTCCCCACTTGCGCTCCCCGTCCCTCCCTCTTCTCCAACCCTCCACCGCCGCCCAGGTTTGACAAATCTTTTCGCTCACTGCATATTAAGTAAAACAAGTGACTGTGTTTTAGGGTTCTGCTATGTGATGTCGCTGCAGGATTGGGCTTCCATTGAAGGACTGCTGCCGTGCGCTTCGTAATGTGGTCCCCCCGAGAGCTTTCATGCCCTCCTCCGCCGAGGCTTTCTCCTCCACCGCTTATGGCGCCGATCAGATTCAggtccctctctctctctctctctctctcatctgcCACTTTTCAGTTTGTTAGTTATAGCTCATTTTTGATTGATTGCGTTGTAGGTTCTAGAAGGCCTAGAGGCTGTTAGAAAGAGGCCCGGAATGTACATTGGGGACACCGGAGTTCGTGGTCTTCATCATTTGGTTTGCCCTTTCCTTTTCTCCTCTAATTTGACTTAACAATCTGCTTCTACTTCTGCTTGTGCTCGTGCTTTGCTCATCATTCGTCATCCTTTAGGTTTACGAAATACTGGATAATGCTGTTGATGAGGCTCAAGGCGGACACGCTTCTAAGGTTGAGGTCATTTTACTAGCTGACAGTTCTGTCAGCATCACTGACAATGGCCGTGGGGTAATTACTACTTCATTTTAGCATTTCTTAAATTGACTTGTCCTGTGACGGGTCCCTTTCTATTTTTCTCATCAACAAAACCCTGCATTGTTATTTTCTTGTTCATTGCAGATACCTACTGAGATGCACCCTGTAACCAAGAAATCTACATTGGAGACTGTGATGACGGTATTATTCCATCGTCTCTCATTCTCATTTATAACTTCTGTATACAGGTAGAACGGAATCCACCTCAGATTGCATAGGGGCTACTATTTCTTTCATTAAACTCATATAGATACTAGTCATACTACACTCTCAGTCTCTCTTGCTGCTTTATCTCTTTATCCATCTGTCCCCGCACCTATCTCCCCTGCCTCTGTTTTCCCTTTTATCAGATCTTCTTCACAATCTCAGAGCCGAACGCATTGTATTTTGTGATGGAATGTGCAGTTTCTTATCTTCTCAAATCTTTGATATCGAGGATGATTTGAAGATATGGATACTCCATATATATTAAGACAACGTCTCTTACATAATCTAAAAGAAGTTAGAGAAAGAGGGTTTAAAGAATTAGATGATTTGGCGAATTGGCTTTTCAAGTGTTTAcattatcttcttctctctggAAGAACTAGgacaattattattttttggttCCCAAGAATAAGATCAATATGTAAAAGTGGAAGCTAGAGGTTGGACATTGGGGTCTTCTGAAATTATGTGTATGTTCTTAGATAAGATGTGGATAATTCCTTCCATTGAACCATCACCCTCTAACCCTTCCCATCTTCTgctaatttgttttttctttagaaGTTTTTGATTAAAGTTTGAAGTTTCAATTGGTTTTTATACATAAAAGAAGAATGAAATGTCAGTTGTACAGTGTATTTCTTTGgataagaaaattaaaattcttTAGCAAAAGATTTGGCAAGTAGAATGTATGAGCAGTTCATTATACACAGAACAATatcaacaaaaacaacatTGGAAATCTATGAGGGCATCTCAACTTGTGAGCTGTTTTTAATGTTTTATATTCCTTGAGTAATATTATTTGTAGTTTTTGACATCAATATCTGTAATGTTCAGGTTCTGCATGCTGGTGGAAAATTTGGTGGTTCAAGTAGTGGTTATAGTGTCTCTGGTGGATTACATGGTGTGGGTTTATCAGTTGTTAATGCCTTATCTGAGGTATGCATTGTCTTTTCACATACATATATTTGGTCATTTTGCTCCGCTTGTGTAAATATCAGTGAACAAGGATTCATAAGGATCTTTAAGTCATTTTGCATCGATTGTCTTTCAGTTTGCTTTTCCTTTTCCACTTagttctgttcatttctcacCTTTGTTGGGGGCCTCCTATCTGTGGAATTAGCTTTTGTATCCAAGTTCTATATTGATATgtatatcattttaaatgaattGTAAAATGATCAGAGACTACTTAAAAGCTGGCTTATACTCTGAAATTAGTAAGATGAATGAAGCTTAAGATACAGTTTAAGAAGAGACTGGATGCTCTTTAGAATTTAATTTGGCTTATTGAGATTGTAAAATATGCCATCAAAATGTCATACTACTTTCCATTCTAATTTAGAATCGCTTACTTTCttgtttcatttcttgtaaGATAACATGTCATTGTCTTTTATTTCTATGTTTATTCTTTCTTTTGGGATAAGTTACAGAAAACTTTATTAACCACAATGTGAATAAGCATGACACCAACAAACAAGTTCATTTATGGTATTGTAGAGATCTCTCCCAGCTAGCTAGGTACTTCAGACTATTACAAGAATACAATACATAACCATTGTATTATGTTAATATAGCCCCACAATCTggaccaacaaaaaaatggtATATCTATTCTGCTAAGAAAATGGTCTATGCAGTCTGTTTACATATCAACCTCCTTACATTGTCTTGCAATATACTTATAATCTCACAAATCAGTTGAAAGTAGCCAGCTGGTGTCTTATCAGctgtttttcttgttcatcTAGCCTACTAAATCACATACAAATTTTGGTGCCTCAGGCATTAGAAGTTACTATTTGGCGTGATGGAATGGAATACCAGCAAAAGTATTCTCGTGGAAAGCCTGTTACAACTCTCTCTTGTCATGTGCTTCCAGTTGAATCTAAAGATAGACAAGGAACACGAATCAGATTCTTGCCTGACAAACAAGGTTTATGATTTATTGTTTGTCATAGTAGATATGATGTTGGTTTCATTCTTCCCAATAATTTGGTGATTATTATTTCTGGTGTTTTCAGTCACTTTATTTGACTGTCATCTCTTCCTGCAGTATTCAAAATCCTTAATCAGTTAGACTACCACACGATTGCTGGAAGAATTAGGGAGCTAGCTTTTTTAAACCCTAATGTGAGATTTCTGTTCATTGTCAAAGAAATCTCACTACAGTATTTGTTATTTCTCTGTGACTACTTAATAATTTGATCGTTGTTAATTGAACTTTAAAACTTCTATCCGTTGATATATTGATAGTTTGAAAGCTCAGtaaaccttttttttctttacttaATGTCATACCATCTTCAGCTCATGATCACTCTCAGACAAGAGGATACGGATCCAGGGAAAGTCCAGCTCAATGAATACTTCTATGCGGGGGGATTGGTTGAATATGTTAAATGGCTAAATACTGATAAGGTATGCAACACAATACCCTCGAGGGCAACATAACTACTTGCTATTGGGCCACATGCTCATAGTGGATGTGATGGCCTGGTATAAAGGATAAGATCTTATCGAGGTCTAGCTATATTGATGGTTTAGCATTTGTGGAGTCTGCATTTTTATCAATTTGTAATGATTTGGTTAACTGTTCTTTAATTCAGAAACCTCTTCATGAAGTGGTGGGTTTCAGAAAAGAAGTGGATGGAATCACTATTAATGTAGCTCTCCAGTGGTAATTAACATTACCTTTGCTTATGTATTTACACTCCCTCTGTATGAGAGAAAGGTTCAACATTTTTATGAAATAGTCTTCTTATACGTCAAGTTGAACTCAATCTGCACTAGGATAATCTCTTCTATAGTTTCTGACTACTATGGTATGAATTTCATATTATGCTAGGTGTTCTGATGCATATTCGGATACAGTGCTAGGATATGCTAATAGCATACGTACTGCCGATGGAGGAACCCATATTGATGGATTGAAAGCTTCATTAACAAGAACGCTTAATAACCTGGGGAAGAAGTCGAAGCTTATCAAGGTGCAGCGTAACTCTGTGTTTGTTGTGTTAAAAATGGCTGTTAATGGCTTCACCTTTTCAATTTTTACTTGgtccacacacacacacacacacacacacacacacacacacactcacacaTATATACACTTACAttccatttttcattttctttttctcgtGGTAAAGGAATTTCAGGCTAAGTTCATTAACATAAAACCAATACTCTTCATCCTTAAAACtcaagataaaaataaaataaaacactgCGCATACATTAGAGATTATTTGGCCAAAGAGAGGGAGGGCCTAAATTGATAGACATAAATTGTCATTGCCATACCCAGATTGATCAGGATTTTGCTTTGAGTTGGGCCTGGATTGATAAATTTTGGTTGGCTATAGAAACTCTTCGCTGCTTCATTCAACACACTTCCTGAAATAAGAACACGAGTGTCCGATCAAAATAGAAAGGCTAAATTAGTATGTCTTTTGTGATGGGAAATCGGATAATAAATTTTAGACCACCTCTTGTCTAGTTGCTGCATCATTGTGCAAAAGATTATTTAGGGAGATCCAAAACAGTTGCACAAGCTGGATCCTTTTGTTGCATTATTGAGgaaaatatttatgtatttttggTAGAAATAAGTGGGGTATGAATAGAGAGATGTGATGTGGTGGAAACATTTTGGGTGGTGTAGGTGATGAAGGAGGGATTTTTAAGGTATCTAGAGATGAAGAGGTGAATCTGTTGCAGGATGTAGTCTCTTTATGTAGTGTGTTGAGTCTCTATATATTGTATAAGGTCGTTTGTAGTTTGATTTAACTACTCTTTGAAAAGGACCCACCCTATATTTTATCGTTGCTATTGCtctttttaatgaattttggTTACCAAATATAAAACAAAGTTTTGTCGTCATGTTAAGTTAAATGGATTTTAAAGTATTTGTTTAGCAGCTTTTAGCTCCTACTCTTATCTGAATGACTTACTTGAATGCTAATGCAAAGAGAAAATTTATTAACACGTCAATAAATAATATGCACACCTCTGAAATTCTAGTTGccaatttttttcacaaatgttttccatttctcttttgttttctttttctgtatCAGTCTCTACCCCGATCATTTATTCGATAtctacctctctctctctctctatctctctctcaatgCCATTTCTCTAGTTCACACCTAACACCACCTAAGTCGCTCAGTAAATCGACATATGTGATTTACAATTGAAGCAAAAGATGGGTagtgtttcaaaaaaaatggTGCCTAGTCCTTTATCTTATTTCTCTCACTCTAGTCAGATATGTATAATGATTATGGGTGGTCTTGAGACCAAAGCTTTAAGATTTGACGTATTTGGAATGGTTAGGGAGATACATAAGCAACCCTGGAGAAATACTTTGAATTATTTGGTTGTCTTTAGGCATCTTGCCATGGAGAAGGTGAAGAGGCAAGTtaaccttttctttttctattaaTATTTTTGGAAGAAGGTAGTGGAGGAATTGCAAAGTTTGCAAAAAAATTTGTGATGTGTATTAAACCATTTTAGATGTGCAAATAAAATTACTCTAATTATTGTGAGTCTCAGGATAAAGATATTACCTTAAGTGGTGAGCATGTAAGAGAAGGACTGACATGTGTGGTTTCAGTCAAGGTTCCCAATCCAGAGTTTGAAGGCCAGACAAAGGTAGTCCATTCTTATTATAACCACGATCAGTAATGATTTTCAACCTTGGTTCTAATTTATGATATCTTCGGTTTGTTTCACATTGCCCCTTATTTGTTGGTTAAAAGACTAGGCTGGGAAATCCAGAGGTGCGGAGAGTGGTTGATCAATCTCTTCAAGAGTATCTTACAGAGTACTTGGAGTTACATCCTGATGTACTGGATTCAATCCTTTCCAAGTCCTTAAATGCTCTCAAGGTATCTTTCTTTTGGACGACTATGACTTTGACCATCAATTTACATATGTTGCACTGGAAATTCATTTCCTCACAGCTAATGTATCCTTGTTTAGGCAGCTCTGGCTGCAAAGAGGGCAAGGGAACTGGCAAGAGAGAAGAATGTTTTGCGATCATCATCTCTCCCAGGAAAGCTAGCTGATTGCTCATCAACTAATCCTGAAGAATCTGGTTAGTGGGCCCTCATTTTGTTTGAATTGATATGACTAGCAGGGATGTCAGTTTAAGTTTTTGATTGGTTCAGTATCAATTGATGGCAATGTTAGGCAATAAGCCTTGGTGGGGAGGGGCCTTGCGTCTAATTAATTAGGCAGGAATTGGtttgccttttttattttagttgTATCATATAACTTAAGTGTGAttagaacaaaacaaaaaaaaaacaaaaaactctaGTTAGCAATAATTTTATGGAAAATGTAAGGAATATATTAAGTATATAATGAGTAGTTGCAGAGCAGAAGTTAAAATTTTAAAGCACTTGATCAAGATTAGTCAAGACGGCTGAAATCTTCTAGCACGTAGGTTGGTGTCTATGTAGTAATTTTGCTTCTATTATTAAATTCTGGAGCTTTATTCTCATCACTGTAACCATATCAGTACTGAATATGATTGCCAATTGACCACTGTGCTACATATTTTCTTCGTTTATTGAATTTACGAATCCATAACAGTTTTCGGCTACATTTGAAGTAACTGTGATGGCTGTTTTGAACTAAATGCATACATGTCTCCTATAACTTGGGTTGTATTGGTTATCATATAAAAAGACAGTTATAAAAATGCATCACAGTTTTCAGTCACATTTGGCtgtttcaaattcaaatgcaCCCATGTTTCTTATTAACTCTGCTCATATTGGTTatcacttttaatttctttacaTACTGTTCCCTGGAGAACTATATACATGCTGGTATTAGATACAAATAAATTCGCTCTCTTAGGCTCTTAGTTCTTGGTAATCGCTAGTTACTGAATGCTAATTGAGTTGGATGAAAAAGTTAAAACTGTGCTAACTTTTCGgtattttttctttcctatTATCTTTTAAATACTATTATCTTTTACTGAtaacttctcttttttttcctacTGGAGACACAAATATATTAGGAAAAAATGCCGATTTGTACCCCAAAtttggtcataattgtcaatttgcacccgaatttgcatttgagtgaatttatctcctaaacttggtaaaaattgctgatttacaccatatccgttaaatttaatgtttttcatccaattttaggtcacatgtcatgcatttgaggggtagtattgtcattatatatttattcatatttaataatgaaataaattaataaaattacttaagtgGAACACTTGatactatgttttttttttcgaaacatgttattgatttatatatttattattttacgtgatataatatgttaaaagatataagaaaaatataattaaatacattgaaaattaaaaataaatgtttgttccgggagaattactattctaccattgtgtgtcttaaccttaataggtttcatgttagagataaattcgcatttctgtaatagattaagattccaaatcctacaggaTTGTtgttatgtaatgcatatatatagaccacattataaatcaataaacggtcacgttctgttctattacgtcattattattctcgtttcgttcctcctccaacaatgtgtatatataaaaatatatataacacaacacatatatttgaatgggtgggtatgttgaatatataattcgaagtatGGTTAAGTACgtagaaaaaagatataaatgatgcaagatgaaataactgtatctttattgaataactatatataggcattacaaaaccacaattccgtaggattcggagttctaatctattatagagatgttaatctatctcataacaggaaacctattaggctaagacacgcaatggtagaataataattctcccggaacagtaTATaactaatttgattaaaaaaataatcttctttttaaagaatatttttatttgtttttaagaaaaatataaatagaaaatgacaacattaccccttatgtgcatgacatgtgacgcaaaattggatataaacagttaaatttaacgaatgaggtgcaaatcgcaatttttaccaagtttaggaggtaaattgactcaaatacaagttcggggtgctaTGGACA contains:
- the LOC126798689 gene encoding DNA gyrase subunit B, chloroplastic/mitochondrial-like, whose translation is MALLLLLLRPPPPYLRFMALRFISHSSSGLPTCAPRPSLFSNPPPPPRIGLPLKDCCRALRNVVPPRAFMPSSAEAFSSTAYGADQIQVLEGLEAVRKRPGMYIGDTGVRGLHHLVYEILDNAVDEAQGGHASKVEVILLADSSVSITDNGRGIPTEMHPVTKKSTLETVMTVLHAGGKFGGSSSGYSVSGGLHGVGLSVVNALSEALEVTIWRDGMEYQQKYSRGKPVTTLSCHVLPVESKDRQGTRIRFLPDKQVFKILNQLDYHTIAGRIRELAFLNPNLMITLRQEDTDPGKVQLNEYFYAGGLVEYVKWLNTDKKPLHEVVGFRKEVDGITINVALQWCSDAYSDTVLGYANSIRTADGGTHIDGLKASLTRTLNNLGKKSKLIKDKDITLSGEHVREGLTCVVSVKVPNPEFEGQTKTRLGNPEVRRVVDQSLQEYLTEYLELHPDVLDSILSKSLNALKAALAAKRARELAREKNVLRSSSLPGKLADCSSTNPEESEIFIVEGDSAGGSAKQGRDRRFQAILPLRGKILNIEKRDEAAMYKNEEIQNLIRGLGLGVKGEEFKKEALRYHKIIILTDADVDGAHIRTLLLTFFFRYQRALFDEGCIYVGVPPFYKVERGKQAYYCYDDAELKKLQRSFPSNASYNIQRFKGLGEMMPTQLWETTMDPQKRLLKQLGVDDAAEANLVFSSLMGSRVDFRKELIQNAARMINLDQLDI